A window from Patescibacteria group bacterium encodes these proteins:
- a CDS encoding YdcF family protein, with protein sequence MPEKISVLPPREEEGEKETPQESKELQPEDRESKEKEPHYDAAIVFGFGVLSPENQKTPDEKKWQLSFGARLRLDAAVALYKMGQVREIFVSEGGKGAETMKKYLIEYWGLPDGVVKEEAHATNTLENFAHTINMLDGEKEKAETTGEPEDYKYGNLAFISSGFHTERIKQLARLFEFEGNTVSAEEMIKHAVRSDVEDFKEKTLEHAEFEQDEETDKKVWKPTEHNPKETGFNFGEMKSRAYDPNRPQYQEWLQAEDKWVLPIIKHGWEDYFLQNIAIVNPARLRDMIADNKNIQKFILKNGDLTKFLQEKGIDTDEKELSENIRAMGDDDMEEFRKQLRQIDRLKSPIFKAKREEIEKQWREYFETQD encoded by the coding sequence ATCAAAAGAAAAAGAACCGCATTATGATGCGGCTATTGTTTTTGGTTTTGGAGTTCTCTCCCCAGAAAATCAAAAAACCCCAGACGAAAAAAAATGGCAATTAAGCTTTGGGGCTCGTCTGCGTCTGGATGCGGCTGTTGCGTTATACAAAATGGGACAGGTGCGAGAAATTTTTGTGTCTGAGGGCGGCAAAGGCGCGGAAACCATGAAAAAATATCTAATTGAATATTGGGGACTGCCAGATGGTGTTGTTAAAGAAGAAGCCCATGCGACTAATACTTTAGAAAACTTCGCCCATACAATAAATATGCTTGACGGAGAAAAAGAAAAAGCTGAAACTACTGGTGAACCAGAGGATTATAAATACGGCAATTTAGCTTTTATTAGTAGCGGCTTTCACACCGAACGTATCAAGCAGTTAGCTAGACTTTTTGAGTTTGAAGGCAATACTGTCTCAGCTGAAGAAATGATAAAGCACGCAGTCAGAAGTGATGTGGAAGATTTTAAAGAAAAAACACTTGAACATGCTGAATTTGAGCAAGACGAAGAAACCGATAAAAAAGTTTGGAAACCCACTGAACATAATCCAAAAGAAACTGGTTTTAATTTTGGCGAAATGAAAAGCCGCGCTTATGATCCTAATCGGCCCCAGTATCAAGAATGGTTACAGGCCGAAGACAAGTGGGTCCTACCCATTATAAAACACGGCTGGGAAGATTATTTTTTACAGAATATTGCCATTGTTAATCCTGCGAGATTACGCGACATGATTGCTGACAATAAGAATATTCAAAAATTTATTCTTAAAAATGGGGATTTAACAAAATTTCTTCAGGAAAAAGGAATTGATACTGATGAAAAAGAGTTAAGTGAAAATATTCGGGCAATGGGTGATGATGATATGGAAGAATTTCGCAAACAACTAAGACAAATAGATAGATTAAAGTCGCCAATATTCAAAGCCAAGAGGGAAGAAATAGAAAAACAATGGCGAGAATACTTTGAAACCCAAGACTAA